A portion of the Paenibacillus hamazuiensis genome contains these proteins:
- a CDS encoding carbohydrate ABC transporter permease: MNARAIRRFTVLGLLPSVAIYLLFVFVPVIWSAYYGFFDWKGIGAAKFIGIDNYVEVFHDPVFWRALKNNVIFVLASVFGQVPIALILAIVLHKNTLLQRFLRSAVFIPMVLSTVVIGMIWQYIYHPQIGILNFLLDRIGLGSWKLQWLSDPNIAIFSMVPPLVWSFVGLYLIIFVSAFQNIPGDIHDAALIDGASGARKLISITLPMIWSTIQVAIVLCISGSLKSFDLVYVMTKGGPAHATELLATYMYNSTFSSYRYGYGSAISTSIILLSLLFIGTSQWLMTKKSTA; encoded by the coding sequence ATGAACGCCAGGGCTATCCGCCGTTTTACGGTGCTCGGCTTGCTGCCGTCGGTCGCTATTTATTTACTGTTCGTGTTCGTACCGGTGATTTGGTCCGCATATTACGGATTTTTCGATTGGAAAGGGATCGGTGCCGCCAAATTCATCGGCATCGACAACTATGTGGAAGTATTCCACGATCCGGTATTTTGGCGGGCGCTGAAAAACAACGTCATCTTCGTGCTCGCATCGGTTTTCGGTCAAGTGCCGATCGCGCTTATTCTCGCCATCGTTTTGCACAAAAACACGCTGCTGCAGCGATTCCTGCGATCCGCGGTGTTCATTCCGATGGTGCTCTCCACGGTGGTCATCGGGATGATTTGGCAGTACATTTATCATCCGCAAATCGGCATCCTGAACTTTCTTTTGGACAGAATCGGCCTCGGAAGCTGGAAGCTGCAGTGGCTGTCCGACCCGAACATCGCGATTTTCTCGATGGTGCCTCCGCTCGTTTGGAGCTTCGTCGGGCTGTATCTGATCATTTTCGTATCGGCCTTTCAAAATATTCCCGGGGACATTCACGATGCGGCGCTCATTGACGGGGCTTCCGGCGCGAGAAAGCTGATCTCGATCACGCTGCCGATGATTTGGAGCACCATTCAGGTGGCGATCGTTCTTTGTATCTCCGGCAGTTTGAAATCGTTCGACCTCGTTTACGTCATGACGAAGGGCGGCCCGGCGCATGCGACGGAGCTGCTCGCGACCTATATGTACAATTCCACGTTTTCGTCGTACCGGTACGGCTACGGAAGCGCGATTTCCACTTCCATCATTTTGCTCAGCCTGCTGTTTATCGGCACGAGCCAATGGCTGATGACCAAAAAATCGACCGCCTAA
- a CDS encoding extracellular solute-binding protein, whose translation MKKVYKLGLASVMTASLLAGCAGGEQAADNNGNAAGGKNEPVTLTVWHNWTGTDAKATAMRKILDDFQAAHPDIKLEIEGLPTDGLKTRLKTVAAANEMPDLFVMWPDAMTKEFVKGDLLQPIDDFLNSKPEWKNNFIPNALDGYTVDGKIYSVPMNLAPSSFIYYNQAIFDKYGVKVPKTWDELKAAIDTFNKNGVTPIALGNKANWVVQSTIFSTIGDRVTGTDWFLKAVNQDGAKFTDPEFIKALNVLKDLGDSKAFQDGYNSIDENQMMQLYFQGKSAMFIDGGWALANLVKNAPKEVLDVTHLAILPTIDGGKGNAQSTSGVVGTGMGMSKKVTGAKKEAAQQLLYALSGPDGQKATLESSTLVSYKIDLDKSKAHPLFVELNELMKNTKISPVYDSKLSSAAVEAINNGLQELLMGGKPEDVAKKVQDAQAAAIGKK comes from the coding sequence ATGAAAAAAGTGTACAAGCTTGGATTGGCATCGGTAATGACCGCTTCCCTTCTCGCCGGATGTGCCGGCGGAGAGCAGGCGGCTGACAATAACGGAAACGCTGCAGGCGGCAAAAATGAACCGGTCACGCTGACGGTATGGCATAACTGGACGGGAACGGACGCGAAAGCGACGGCGATGCGGAAAATTTTGGATGACTTCCAGGCTGCGCATCCCGACATCAAGCTGGAAATCGAAGGACTTCCTACGGACGGCCTGAAAACCCGCTTGAAAACGGTGGCGGCAGCCAACGAAATGCCGGATCTGTTCGTCATGTGGCCGGATGCGATGACGAAGGAGTTCGTGAAAGGCGACCTGCTTCAGCCGATCGACGATTTCCTGAACAGCAAGCCGGAGTGGAAAAACAACTTCATCCCGAACGCGCTTGACGGATACACGGTTGACGGAAAAATCTACTCCGTGCCGATGAACCTCGCGCCAAGCTCTTTCATCTATTACAACCAGGCGATTTTTGATAAATACGGCGTAAAGGTGCCGAAAACGTGGGACGAGCTGAAAGCGGCGATCGATACTTTCAATAAAAACGGCGTGACGCCGATCGCTCTCGGCAACAAGGCGAACTGGGTTGTCCAGTCGACGATTTTCAGCACGATCGGCGACCGCGTGACCGGAACGGACTGGTTCCTGAAAGCAGTTAACCAGGACGGCGCGAAATTTACCGATCCGGAGTTCATTAAAGCTCTGAACGTGCTGAAGGATCTCGGCGATTCGAAAGCGTTCCAGGACGGCTACAACAGCATCGATGAAAACCAGATGATGCAGCTTTACTTCCAAGGCAAGTCCGCGATGTTCATCGACGGCGGCTGGGCGCTGGCGAACCTGGTGAAAAACGCGCCGAAGGAAGTGCTTGACGTGACGCATCTGGCGATTTTGCCGACCATTGACGGCGGCAAAGGCAATGCGCAGTCGACCTCCGGCGTCGTCGGCACCGGCATGGGCATGAGCAAGAAAGTGACCGGCGCGAAGAAAGAGGCGGCTCAGCAGCTGCTGTACGCATTGTCCGGTCCGGACGGCCAGAAGGCGACGCTGGAGAGCAGCACGCTTGTCAGCTACAAGATCGATCTGGACAAATCGAAAGCTCATCCATTGTTCGTCGAGCTGAACGAGCTGATGAAAAATACGAAGATCAGTCCGGTCTACGATTCCAAATTAAGCTCCGCCGCGGTGGAAGCGATCAACAACGGCCTTCAGGAGCTTTTGATGGGCGGCAAACCTGAGGACGTCGCGAAGAAAGTTCAAGACGCGCAGGCGGCGGCCATCGGCAAGAAATAA
- a CDS encoding VOC family protein, which yields MSKQQTLRGFATINYWADNIGEAMAWYSELLGIAPYFERSGPDGQPVYAEFRLGDYQHELGLIDRRFAPARAAAGPGGAVMYWHVDDVEATFNKLKSMGAEEYEPIIHRGAGFITASVIDPFGNVLGIMYNPHYLEILNSER from the coding sequence ATGAGCAAGCAGCAAACGTTACGGGGATTTGCAACCATCAATTACTGGGCGGATAATATAGGGGAGGCCATGGCGTGGTACTCGGAGCTGCTCGGCATTGCGCCTTACTTTGAGCGCTCGGGACCGGACGGTCAACCGGTTTATGCCGAGTTTCGCCTGGGAGACTACCAGCACGAGCTGGGGCTGATCGATCGCCGTTTCGCTCCCGCACGCGCGGCGGCCGGCCCCGGCGGCGCCGTCATGTACTGGCATGTGGACGATGTCGAAGCGACTTTTAACAAATTGAAGTCCATGGGAGCCGAAGAGTACGAGCCGATCATCCATCGGGGAGCGGGATTCATCACGGCTTCCGTCATCGATCCGTTCGGCAACGTGCTCGGTATTATGTATAACCCGCATTATTTGGAGATATTGAATTCCGAAAGGTAA
- a CDS encoding MFS transporter, which produces MELLSKNRGALPILMFNLFLVFSGIGLVIPIMPKFMENLGITGGIVGLLVAAFSLMQLLCSPLAGRLTDSFGRKKMIVIGLFVFAFSEWLFGMAGSSGLLFVSRLLGGISAAMIMPAVMAYAADITTKEERAAGMGYINAAITTGFIIGPGIGGYIADFGIRVPFYAAAVAGIFAACITLSILRESLPSKENTAAAPSGGAERSGFLSQLKNAYKEPYFLSLIIVFVMSFGVANFETVFGLFVDQKFGFDTKDIAFIITFGSIAGAVVQATAFSWILKRFGERRIISLCLLFAGLFILLTLFVHKFWMIFAVTFIVFLAIDILRPAVSTQMSMVAKDQQGYVAGLNSAFTSLGNIAGPIVAGFLFDLNVNYPYTMACMVLFICFVLSVKGKKNNLQDASMVS; this is translated from the coding sequence ATGGAATTATTATCAAAAAATCGCGGAGCCTTACCGATTCTCATGTTCAATCTATTTCTGGTCTTCTCGGGGATCGGACTTGTCATTCCCATTATGCCCAAGTTTATGGAGAACTTGGGCATAACCGGGGGGATTGTCGGCCTGCTCGTGGCGGCTTTTTCACTCATGCAGCTTCTTTGTTCGCCGTTGGCCGGCCGCCTGACCGATTCCTTCGGCAGAAAAAAGATGATTGTCATCGGCTTGTTCGTGTTCGCTTTCTCCGAATGGCTGTTTGGGATGGCAGGCTCATCCGGCCTGTTGTTTGTTTCCAGGCTGCTCGGAGGCATTAGTGCCGCCATGATTATGCCGGCCGTGATGGCTTATGCGGCGGATATTACGACGAAGGAAGAACGGGCGGCGGGGATGGGCTACATTAACGCGGCTATTACGACAGGTTTTATTATCGGACCGGGCATTGGCGGATACATTGCCGATTTTGGTATTCGTGTTCCCTTTTACGCCGCGGCGGTTGCGGGGATTTTCGCGGCATGCATCACTCTTTCTATTCTTCGGGAATCGCTCCCTTCCAAAGAGAATACAGCCGCTGCTCCATCCGGCGGAGCGGAACGGAGCGGTTTTCTCTCGCAGCTGAAGAACGCCTATAAAGAGCCGTATTTTTTAAGCTTGATCATCGTTTTTGTCATGTCGTTTGGCGTTGCGAATTTTGAAACGGTCTTCGGACTGTTTGTGGATCAGAAGTTTGGGTTTGATACCAAAGATATCGCCTTTATCATTACGTTCGGGTCGATAGCCGGCGCTGTGGTTCAGGCTACGGCCTTCAGCTGGATATTGAAGCGCTTCGGGGAGCGGCGTATCATATCGCTCTGCTTGCTCTTTGCCGGTTTGTTTATTTTGCTGACGCTTTTTGTTCATAAATTCTGGATGATTTTTGCCGTCACCTTCATCGTTTTTTTGGCCATCGATATTTTACGGCCGGCCGTCAGCACGCAAATGTCGATGGTGGCTAAAGATCAGCAAGGTTATGTCGCCGGCTTAAACTCCGCCTTTACCAGTCTCGGCAATATTGCGGGTCCAATCGTTGCCGGTTTTTTATTTGATTTGAACGTTAACTATCCGTATACGATGGCATGCATGGTATTGTTTATTTGTTTCGTTTTATCGGTAAAAGGGAAAAAGAACAATTTGCAGGATGCGAGTATGGTCTCCTGA
- a CDS encoding TetR/AcrR family transcriptional regulator — MNKKKQQTEQTKKKIADAARALFAQKGYKATSIEDIVKATGCSAGNIYYHFKNKEGLFVYLLEEWNTEWDKTWLAKETLYPTTTDKLYGMAEQLAFDQLNHPLTKAADEFFNNSEKAPDVGERINEMVEGYLNFNRRLLQRGIDSHEFEITNVNGLAIILDSLMLGLNQHSRRMEREEALETYRLAVDVFLHGIVRRTR; from the coding sequence GTGAATAAAAAGAAACAGCAAACCGAGCAAACGAAGAAGAAAATCGCCGATGCTGCAAGAGCTTTATTCGCTCAAAAAGGCTATAAAGCAACATCCATAGAAGATATTGTGAAAGCGACCGGGTGCAGCGCAGGCAACATCTATTATCATTTCAAAAACAAGGAAGGGCTTTTTGTATATTTGCTTGAAGAGTGGAACACGGAATGGGATAAAACATGGCTGGCCAAAGAAACGCTGTACCCCACCACGACCGATAAATTATACGGCATGGCCGAACAATTGGCGTTCGATCAACTAAATCATCCATTGACCAAGGCCGCTGACGAGTTTTTCAACAACTCGGAGAAAGCCCCGGATGTGGGGGAGCGAATTAATGAAATGGTCGAAGGTTATCTTAACTTTAATAGGCGGCTGCTCCAGCGGGGGATCGATAGCCATGAATTCGAAATTACCAATGTTAACGGGCTGGCCATTATTTTGGACAGTCTGATGCTTGGTTTGAATCAGCATAGCCGGAGAATGGAAAGAGAGGAAGCGCTGGAAACTTATCGATTGGCTGTAGATGTGTTTCTGCATGGCATTGTCCGGCGAACCCGCTAG